A stretch of Spirochaetota bacterium DNA encodes these proteins:
- a CDS encoding sodium:solute symporter, producing the protein MDRFLDYTIIALYLTGVTVFGIISGGKQRTVTDYFLGGKAMPWWAVGFSIVASETSTLTFISVPGLAYKSNMHFLQVAFGYLAGRLLVSLVFIPAYYRGNIETAYDFLGKRFGLSLRKFASSVFIVTRVLASGVRLFATAIPVHIITGWDYAACILVIGGFTLAYTYLGGLKAVVAMDVVQLFIYLGGAGAAMYLILAALPGGWSDVVRYASAGGADKFQVLNLNWGGGPIAFLASPYTLLGGVLGGTFLTMASHGTDQLLVQRLLGCRSKRDSQKALMLDACFIVLQFAFFLVLGLCLYAFYQGAPLAELGLKSSDEIFPKYIVENLPAGLSGFVIAGVLASAMGSLSSSISSLASSTYLDLFKQSAAGGGVSDTRGVLWSRAFTLFWGILLIGGALLFTSTTNPVVELGLKIASVTYGALLGTFFLGLIPSRINTADAYAGFVTALAVMCAVLFLTRIDFTWHTLIGCASCLAAGHASMGVRKFISTRL; encoded by the coding sequence ATGGACCGCTTTCTCGACTACACCATAATCGCGCTCTACCTCACCGGGGTCACTGTCTTCGGGATCATCTCCGGCGGGAAGCAGCGCACCGTCACCGATTACTTCCTTGGCGGGAAGGCCATGCCCTGGTGGGCGGTGGGATTCTCGATCGTCGCGAGCGAAACGAGCACGCTCACCTTCATAAGCGTGCCGGGACTCGCATACAAATCCAACATGCATTTTTTACAGGTGGCGTTCGGCTACCTCGCGGGCCGGCTCCTCGTAAGCCTCGTCTTCATCCCCGCGTACTACCGCGGCAACATCGAGACCGCCTACGATTTCCTGGGAAAGCGCTTCGGACTTTCGCTCCGCAAGTTCGCGTCGTCAGTCTTCATCGTCACGCGCGTGCTCGCCTCGGGGGTGCGGCTCTTTGCGACGGCCATCCCCGTGCACATCATCACCGGCTGGGACTACGCCGCGTGCATCCTGGTCATAGGCGGCTTCACGCTCGCCTACACCTACCTGGGCGGGCTCAAGGCCGTGGTCGCGATGGACGTGGTCCAGCTCTTCATCTACCTGGGCGGGGCGGGGGCGGCCATGTACCTCATCCTCGCGGCGCTCCCGGGCGGGTGGAGCGACGTTGTGCGATACGCCTCTGCCGGCGGCGCGGACAAGTTCCAGGTCCTCAACCTTAATTGGGGCGGGGGGCCGATAGCCTTCCTGGCCTCCCCCTATACCCTTTTAGGCGGGGTGCTCGGCGGGACCTTCCTCACGATGGCGTCCCACGGCACCGACCAGCTCCTGGTGCAGAGGCTCCTTGGCTGCAGGTCGAAACGCGACAGCCAGAAGGCGCTCATGCTGGACGCGTGCTTCATTGTCCTCCAGTTCGCATTTTTCCTGGTACTGGGCCTGTGCCTGTACGCCTTCTACCAGGGTGCGCCGCTCGCCGAGCTCGGGCTAAAGTCCTCGGACGAGATATTCCCGAAGTACATCGTCGAAAACCTTCCGGCGGGGCTCTCGGGCTTCGTGATCGCCGGGGTGCTCGCATCCGCGATGGGATCGCTCTCTTCTTCGATAAGCTCGCTCGCCTCGTCCACATACCTGGACCTTTTCAAGCAGTCCGCGGCGGGCGGCGGGGTGTCCGATACGCGGGGTGTCTTATGGTCGCGCGCCTTCACGCTCTTCTGGGGAATCCTGCTTATCGGCGGCGCGCTCCTCTTCACGAGCACGACGAACCCGGTGGTCGAGCTGGGCCTCAAGATCGCATCGGTCACCTACGGGGCGCTCCTGGGCACGTTCTTCCTGGGGCTCATCCCCTCGCGCATAAACACCGCCGACGCGTACGCGGGCTTCGTCACGGCCCTCGCCGTCATGTGCGCGGTGCTCTTTCTCACGAGGATCGACTTCACATGGCACACGCTCATCGGCTGCGCCTCGTGCCTCGCGGCGGGACACGCGAGCATGGGCGTGCGGAAATTTATTTCCACACGCCTGTAG
- a CDS encoding DUF2867 domain-containing protein — translation MMNTQSFPELSDLLKDCDHVDVKTVESTNDMRAFIAGMLNYAPRWMVFLFRVRGVLARLLGLRHEDSPGPRRWEPDEIPFKKGASLSFFTIYDAKPDRHYIAYARDTHLVGYLAIIAERLPDAVKPWRYHVVTIVKYQHWTGPVYFNVIRPFHHIVVHYMAAAGAKS, via the coding sequence ATGATGAACACACAATCCTTCCCCGAGCTTTCAGATCTCCTCAAGGACTGCGACCACGTCGATGTAAAGACGGTCGAATCGACGAACGACATGCGGGCGTTCATCGCGGGCATGCTCAACTACGCTCCGCGATGGATGGTTTTTCTATTCAGGGTGCGCGGGGTGTTGGCCCGCCTCCTGGGCTTGCGCCATGAGGATTCGCCTGGGCCGCGCCGATGGGAGCCCGACGAAATTCCCTTCAAAAAGGGCGCCTCCCTCTCCTTCTTCACCATATACGACGCGAAGCCGGACCGGCACTACATCGCGTACGCGCGCGACACACATCTTGTCGGTTATCTCGCGATTATCGCCGAACGGTTGCCGGACGCGGTCAAACCGTGGAGATATCACGTGGTCACGATCGTGAAGTACCAGCACTGGACCGGGCCCGTGTACTTCAACGTAATCCGTCCGTTCCATCATATCGTCGTGCACTATATGGCCGCCGCGGGGGCCAAATCCTAA